One Artemia franciscana chromosome 7, ASM3288406v1, whole genome shotgun sequence DNA segment encodes these proteins:
- the LOC136029078 gene encoding DNA replication licensing factor mcm5-A-like, with translation MEGGAMVLADGGVVCIDEFDKMREDDRVAIHEAMEQQTISIAKAGITTTLNSRCSVLAAANSVFGRWDDMKGEENIDFMPTILSRFDMIFIVKDEHDEKRDTASPLSINLIRLPLIDLLMLSFLKVFCHRR, from the exons ATGGAAGGAGGGGCCATGGTTTTAGCCGATGGAGGTGTTGTCTGCATCGATGAATTTGATAAAATGAGAGAAGACGACCGTGTTGCTATTCACGAAGCTATGGAACAGCAAACTATCTCTATTGCGAAA gcTGGAATAACAACAACACTGAACTCTCGCTGTTCGGTTTTAGCTGCAGCTAACTCAGTTTTTGGACGTTGGGATGACATGAAAGGCGAAGAGAATATTGACTTCATGCCCACCATCCTCTCTCGGTTCGACATGATTTTCATTGTCAAAGATGAACATGACGAGAAACGTGATACAGCAAGCCCCCTTTCTATCAATTTAATTCGACTTCCTTTGATAGATCTCCTGATGTTAAGTTTTCTTAAAGTATTTTGCCATCGTCGCTGA